The genomic DNA AGACGAGCAGGATGGCGGCAAAGGCCAGGGCCAGGCCGATCCAGCTCACGGAGAGCGTGCCCAGGCGCGGCAGCCACAGGGAGACGTCCAGTGGCTGGGTGCCGGACATGGAGGCCACACCGGGCCGTTTCCAGGGGCCGAAGATGAGCCACAGGGTGACGCCCAGGGCCACGAAGTTGAGCCCAAGACCTGAGAATATTTCGTGCACCCGCCCGAAGACGCGCAGCAGTCCGGCCAGGAGCGCCCAGAGCGCGCCGCCGAGCATGGAGGCGAATATGGCCAGGATGATCTGTGCGATGCCGCCGTTGTCAAAGGGGCGCAGGGCTGCGGTGCAGAATATGGCCCCCATGATGACCTGGCCCTCCACGCCGATGTTCCAGAGCCGTGCCGTGAACGGGATGAGCAGTCCCACCGCGCACAGGGTCAGCGGCACCCAACCGGCCAGTACGCGGCCGATCTTGGACATGGAACCCAGTCCGCCCTTGAAGAGCACGTAGATGGTCTCCAATGGCGGCGCCCCTGAGGGCAGCATTACGATGACGGTCAGGATCAGGGCCAGGGCCAGGGCGGCCAGGAGCCAGCCGATCTGGGGCAGGAGGGAGTCGCGGTTCATGCGCCCGCCTCCTTGATGTCCGCATAGTTCTTTCCGGCCATGAGCGCGCCGACGACGTTCATGGAGATGTCCTCGCCCTCGACCACGGCTGCAATGGCCCGGTCGTAGAAGACGATGACCCGGTGACTGTGTTCCAGCACCTCGTCCAGGTCCGGGGAAAAGAAGATCATGGTGGAACCGTTGGCGCACCGTTCCTTGAGGTGATTCCAGACCTGTCGGGCCGAACCGGCGTCCAGGCCGCGCGTGGGGTGCTCCATGAGCAGGAGTTTGGTCTGGTCCGGGATGAGCGAGAGCAGGAGCCGCTGCTGGTTGCCCCCGGACAGCTCCACGGCCTGGGTCTCCGGGTGGGCCTGGAGATTGAATCCTTCCACGCACTGGGACTGGTAGAAATCGGTCAGGTCGCCCTCGCGGTCCGGGAAGGCCAGGGTGATGTGCTCCATGAGGTTCAGGGCCGGAAACAGGGCCAGATTCAGGCGGTCTGCGGGCACGAACTGCACGCCCGCCTTGCGCAGGGTGTTGAAATCGTTGTTTCGGTGCGTGATGCCGTCCAAATCGAAAGACCCGCCCGGCATGCGGTCAAGGCCGCACAGGCCGCGCAGGAACAGTTCCTGGCCCGAGCCGTCCAGCCCGGCCAAGCCGATACATTCACCCGGTCGCGCCGTGAAATTCAGGTTGCCCATGGAATACTTGGGCCCGGCGAACAGGGCGTCATGCATGACCAGGCGGGGCGTCCCGCCGGGTGCCGGCGGTTCGGGAAGGGGGGCCGCCTCGCTGTCGGCGGTCTCTCCGAACATGAGGGAAACCAGTTCCTTTTCGTCGTAGGGCGGGGTCAGGGTGCCCACCAGTGCACCCTGGCGCATGATGAAGATGGAGTCGGCCATCTCAAAGGCCTCGGACAATTTGTGCGTGACCAGGACGATGGTGTGTCCCTCCTCGCGGGCCAGCTTCATGAGCAGGTCGAAGAGGTCCTGTTTCTGCTCCGGGGTGATGCCGGTGGTGGGTTCGTCCAGGATCAGGGTGGATGCGCCGAGGTCCAGCAACCGCAACAGTTCCAGTAGTTGGCGCTCGCCCACGGTCAGGCTTGAGACCGGCTCGTCGGGCAGGAAACAGGCGTCCAGGCGGAAGGACAGCTCGCCGATGATATCCACCACTTCCCGCTTGGTACGCTTGGGCGCGCCGAGCTGGAAATTCTCCCATACGGGCATGGCCGGGAAGTCCAGTGGGTCCTGGTAGAGCATGCCCACGCCCTTTTCTCTGGCCAGGGTCGGGGTGAGATAGGTGATGGTTTCCCCGCCGAAGGTCAGTGTCCCGGACGTGGGGCGGGTATGCCCGGCAAGAATGCGCATGAGCGTGGACTTGCCGGCACCGTTCTCACCCACAAGGGCATAAATACGGCCGGGTTCGAGGGTCAGACTGATACCGTCATTGGCCCGAACCCGACCGTAATGCTTATGTATGTCGTTGAGGACGATCATCCCTTATTCTGGGGAAGAGAGTCCTTCCATACCCTCAAGCAGTTGGGGCATGTACCATATCTGCTTGTCTGTGGCCTTTTCCCCGGCCTTCAGGAACGGGGTGCCGTCCTGGTAGTTGAGGGGGCCGGTGAAGAGGTTGAGTTCGCCGGAACCGAGTTTGGCGATGAACTTGTCGAGTTCGGCCTTGGTATCCGGGCTCATGCCCTCGCCGGGCATGAAGCCGACCGGGGAGTTGTCGTGGTCGTTGATGTCCGCCCAGTAGGGGGCATCCCATTCGAAGGAGGATGTGTAGGAGCCGTCAACCACCTGTTTGGCGATGCGCAGGAAGCCCGGACCCCAGTTGAAGTACGGGACGCCGAGGCAGATGGCACCCTGGCCCTCGCAGGCCTTTTCAAAGTCGTAGGGGAGCGCCCAGACGTTCTTGCCTGCGGCAGCCCGCTGCTTGGCCACGGTCACGACCTCGGGTGTGTCGATGCCGGAGATGAGCACGTCGTAACCGGCGTCATACAGGGAGCCGGCAACCTGGGTCGGGTCGGCGGTTACGCCGGGGATATTGAACCAGAAGCCGATCCATTTGACGTTGAAGGAGAGGTCCTTGATGTCCTTGCCGCGCACCTGGGTCCAGGCGTAGCTGGCGCCGAGGTAGGCAGCGGACATGAGGCGGCGGGTCTCTTCGTTGATCAGCGGGCCGACCACGCCGATCTTGCCGGTCTGGGTGGTCATGGCGGCGGTGAAGCCGGCCATCATCTTGGAATAGACCATGCGGGCGAACAGGTTGCCGAGGTTGGCCGGGGCCTTGCCGGTCCAGACCGCGTCGCCGGAAGCATGGATAAAGGTCGTTTCCGGGTGCATGGCGGCGGCTTCGACGATGCCGTCCTTCATGTCGTCGGAACCGGCGATGATCAGGGTGGCGCCTTTTTCGATGAGGTCGTCAGCCACCTGGGGGATGGTCAGGCCGGGCCGGTCGGCCGGATTGACCTTGTCCAGGTAGATCAGTGTTGCGCCGGGCAAGTGGGCCTCGACGTATTTGCCGCCCTCATACTGGGCCTGGCTGTATCCCTTGTCGTTGTATGGGCCGACCAGGATCAGGCCGACGGTCAGGGGTTTGGCCTCTTCTTTTGGTGCCTCGACCGTGGCCGGGGCTTCGGATTTGGCTTCTTCCTTCTTGGGCTCGGACGAGCAGCCGAGGGCCACGAGCAGACAGACGCCCATGGCAAGCGCAGCTAGGGAACGTAATTGCAACATTCTTTCCTCCGTGTTCATTGCCCGACCTTGAAAATGCGCAGTGTCGCCGGGCTGTTGTGGGCCATAAACCCCGAGTCGGGGTCGAGAAAAATATGGCGGGACATGTGAAAAGATTCACTCGCCCGCAAAAATATATTCTTGAATGAGAAGTCGGGGTTGTGTCAACAGCTTCCTGTCTTTGATTTGGAGAGCATGTACGTGAGGTCGCCCGGTGTCCGCGATTTTGCGCACCCCCCGGAAAGAGAGGGCCAAACCGAAGCACTTGACCTCTTGCCCGGGATGTTTTAAGTTCCGTTTCGTCAGATGCGATTGACACATATGCAGCCGCGTAGCTTTTCAAGGGCCGCGCGGCCTGCCTCTTTTTTTACTTTTATTGGTTTTGAATTCAGTTAGTGAGGTTTCAAACATGGATCGCATTCCCATCTCTAGGCAAGGGTATGAGAAGATCACCAAGGAACTGGCCGACCTGAAAGCCCAGCGTCCTGCCATCATTCAGGCCATCAAGGAAGCTCGCGAAGAAGGCGATCTGTCCGAAAACGCCGGTTATGATGCCGCTCGCGAACGTCAGGGCATGCTGGAGGCTCGTATTACCTACATCAATTCCCGCATGCCTTTGTTCGACGTGCTCGATCTGGACACCCTGTCCGGCGACCGCGCCATTTTCGGTTCTACCGTGGAAGTGGAGGACCTTGACACCGACGAGGTGCGTACCTTTACGCTGCTCGGCCCGGATGACGCGGACCACAAGAACGGTACGATATCCGTGCTTTCCCCCATGGGGCAGGCCATTGTCGGCAAGGAAGTGGGGGATGAGGCCATCGTCGATGCCCCCCGCGGCCGCATCGAGTACGAAATCCTTTCCGTCAAGTTCCTCGGTGCTGCCGGATTGAATATAAAATAGCGCATCCGCACGAGAATGTGTACATTCGCCCCGTCGTCTTCGGCGACGGGGCTTTTCTATTATGTTGCTGACACCGACCGAACTGACAGGGGAACATGACCCTTCCATCGCCTGCCGGGGCGGGTGTGCCCGGTGCGGCCGGGAACATACGTTGCCCGTGGGGCCTTCGCACGGTCCTGCCGTGGAACTGTTCAGGCGGTTGGAGCAGGAAGGGCGTATCGATTTCGACGCGCCCGCAGCCGATCCGCGATTTTCCATCGAGTACCTTCTCGGCGATGCCCGGGGCCAGATGTTCGGCGTGCTCGTGGTCCGGAACGGACAGGGGCAGACAGGTGTGCTCAAGGCGTTTTCCGGCCAATACAACTCGGTATGGGAGGTGGACGGCTGGGTGCCGCCCCTGCTGGACGTGGCCCGGTTCAAGCGGGACACCCTGGCGGGCGAGCAGCGGATCAAGGCCATGGGGCGTGAGATCCTCGGCCTGCCCAAGGGGGCGCCTGCACGGGATGCGCTCATCGACAAACGCAAGAAGGCTTCACAGGTGCTGATGCAGGAAATCCACGCCATGTATACGCTGCCCAATTTTCGCGGTGAACGCCTGCCGCTTCCTTCGGCGACCCATGGCCAAGGCGGCGTGCCCACCGGCACCGGCGACTGCTGTGCGCCCAAATTGTTGGGATATGCGGCCCTGAACGGGTTGACCCCGCTCGGCCTGTCTGAGTTCTACTTTGGCCGTGCCAACCGCTCCGGTCTCAAGGCTCATGGCGAATTCTACCCGTCCTGTCCTGACAAATGCGCGCGCATTCTCGGCTTCATGCTCTGCGGATTGGAGGGCGCATGACCATTCCCCCCGGATTGAAGATCGTGTTCGAGGACGACGCCATTGTGGTGGTGGACAAGCCCAGCGGCCTTTTGTCCGTACCGGGCAAGGGCGAGGCCAATCAGGATTGCGTGGTGGCCCGCGTCAAGGCCCTGTACCCGGGGTGTATGGACCAACCGTCCGTGCACCGGCTCGACCAGGACACCTCCGGCCTGCTGGTTCTGGCCCTGACCGAATCGGCGCACCGCACCCTGTCGGTCCAGTTCATGGACCGGCTGGTGGGCAAGCGCTATACCGCACTCATCGACGGCGTGCTCACGGATCAGGCAGGGATCATCGAGCTGAAGTTCCGTCTCGACCCGGACAACCGGCCATATCAGGTATATGACCCGGTCAACGGCAAGAACGGTGTCACCCATTGGCGCAATCTCGGGGTGGAGAACGGGCGCACCCGCGTGGAGTTCATGCCGCATACCGGCCGTACCCACCAACTCCGGCTGCACTCCGCCCACGAAAAGGGGTTGGGCTTTCCCATTGTCGGCGATCGCCTTTACGGCACCGGCACGGCACCGGGGCAGCTCAAGCTGCACGCCTCGACTCTGCGCTTCCGGCATCCCGTCACCAGGGAGAGCATGGATTTTGTTTCTCCGGCCCCCTTTTGATGCAGACACGGGGACCGTCTCCAAGTGGGAAAAGTGCCAAATTTGTGGTATTTAATATGGCACCGACACCAGCCCGTCCCGGTCGGGACAGCGGAGTTGGGGTTTTCGGCAATTTTTGTTCCCATTTATGTGATTATTTAAACATTATAATTCAGTATGTTGTGAGAAAAAGTTTATTTTTTTGCAAAATTGTAATCCAAAAGGGGTGCAAATGCACCTCCAAACTACATTATTGTAGTTTTGTTGAGGGTTGCAAGAAAGCGTTTCAAGTGTATCTATTTGTTTATTCAGTGTTTTCATCGTTTGGCATATAACTTGGTATAGTGGGCACCTAGACAATAAGGGGCAGGCGCCCTTTGGTCCGGTCGGACGCCGGAGAAACCCATATTTACATGCCTGAAGGAGTATTTACATGAGCGGATACCAGACTCGTCAGAACGCAATCAATGCGGTGACCAATTACAAACCCACCAACGGCCCCCTGAATTTTGCGGAGACCTCTCCGGAGCAGGTTTTCGGGTCCAACGTTTTCACCGACAAGGTCATGAAATCCATGCTTCCGGGGGATGTCTACAAATCCCTGATGAAGACCAAGAAAACCGGCGAGAAAATGGACCCGTCCATTGCCGGTCCCGTTGCCGCCGCCATGAAGGAATGGGCTCTGTCCAAGGGCGCAACCCACTATACCCACGTTTTCTATCCGCTGACCGGCCTGACCGCCGAGAAACACGACGGCTTTCTTTCCCCTGACGGCGAAGGCGGTGCCTTTGCCGAATTTGACGGCAAGCTGCTCATTCAGGGCGAGCCCGATGCCTCCAGCTTCCCGTCCGGCGGCCTGCGCGCCACCTTCGAAGCCCGCGGCTACACTGCCTGGGACGTGACCAACCCGGCCTATATTTTGGAAAACCCCAACGGCACCTTTTTGTGCATCCCCACTGCTTTCGTTTCCTGGAAGGGCCATGCACTGGACAAGAAAACCCCGCTGTTGCGCGCCAACCAGGCCCTGAACAAGGCCGGTCGCCGCTTCCTGAAAGTGTTCGGCAATGACGACGGCAACATGGTCGTGTCCAACGCCGGTCCCGAGCAGGAATATTTCCTCCTTGATCGCAATTTCTACTTTGCCCGTCCCGACCTGATGGTTTGCGGACGCACCCTGTTCGGTGCCAAGCCCTCCAAGGGCCAGGAACTGGACGACCACTACTTCGGCGCCATCCCGCGCCGGGTGCTGGCCTTTATGCTGGAAGCCGAGCGCGAGCTCTACAAGCTCGGCGTGCCCGTCAAGACCCGTCACAACGAGGTGGCTCCGGGCCAGTTCGAGATCGCGCCTGTCTTCGAGCAATCCAACCTGGCCACTGATCACAACCAGATGATCATGACCATCCTGAAATCCGTTGCCAAGAAATACGGTATGGCCTGCCTGCTGCACGAGAAGCCCTTTGCCAACATCAACGGTTCCGGCAAACACCTGAACTATTCCATCTCCACTCCCACCCAGGGGTCGCTGTACTCTCCGGGCAACACCCCGCACAAGAACATGCAGTTCCTGGCCGTGACCGCCGCCACCATCCGCGCCGTGGAAAAATATTCCAAACTGCTCCGCGCTGCGGTCGCTTCCGCCGGCAACGACCATCGTCTGGGGGCCAACGAAGCGCCTCCGGCCATCATCTCCATCTTCCTGGGTGAAGAGCTGGCCGAGATATTCAACCAGATCGAACTGGGCGACCTCAAGGGCTGCACTTCCAAGGGGTGCCTGGAATTGGGCGTCGATACCCTGCCTTCCCTGCCCATGGATTCCGGCGACCGCAACCGCACCTCGCCGTTCGCCTTCACCGGCAACCGCTTCGAGTTCCGCGCCGTGGGCTCCAACCAGTCCATTGCCGGTGCCCAGGTCGCACTGAACACCATCATGTCCGAGTCCCTGGACTTTGTTACCGACGAGATCCTGAAGATCACCGGCGGCAAGAAGGCCAAACTCAACGAAGCCTGCCAGACCGTCATCCAGGGCATCATGAAGAAACACGGC from Pseudodesulfovibrio sp. S3 includes the following:
- a CDS encoding ABC transporter permease — translated: MNRDSLLPQIGWLLAALALALILTVIVMLPSGAPPLETIYVLFKGGLGSMSKIGRVLAGWVPLTLCAVGLLIPFTARLWNIGVEGQVIMGAIFCTAALRPFDNGGIAQIILAIFASMLGGALWALLAGLLRVFGRVHEIFSGLGLNFVALGVTLWLIFGPWKRPGVASMSGTQPLDVSLWLPRLGTLSVSWIGLALAFAAILLVYILLYRTKWGLKMRAVGENPKAATLFSLGPRRRLLQAFMLCGAMAGLAGATQVLGVYHRLLPSISSNYGYTALLVGMMASFRLPLVPVICLFFAILNVGSIQLPLQLGLDSSLSGVIQGIMVLSLFIVQGLRLWLKQKKAAN
- a CDS encoding ATP-binding cassette domain-containing protein, with product MIVLNDIHKHYGRVRANDGISLTLEPGRIYALVGENGAGKSTLMRILAGHTRPTSGTLTFGGETITYLTPTLAREKGVGMLYQDPLDFPAMPVWENFQLGAPKRTKREVVDIIGELSFRLDACFLPDEPVSSLTVGERQLLELLRLLDLGASTLILDEPTTGITPEQKQDLFDLLMKLAREEGHTIVLVTHKLSEAFEMADSIFIMRQGALVGTLTPPYDEKELVSLMFGETADSEAAPLPEPPAPGGTPRLVMHDALFAGPKYSMGNLNFTARPGECIGLAGLDGSGQELFLRGLCGLDRMPGGSFDLDGITHRNNDFNTLRKAGVQFVPADRLNLALFPALNLMEHITLAFPDREGDLTDFYQSQCVEGFNLQAHPETQAVELSGGNQQRLLLSLIPDQTKLLLMEHPTRGLDAGSARQVWNHLKERCANGSTMIFFSPDLDEVLEHSHRVIVFYDRAIAAVVEGEDISMNVVGALMAGKNYADIKEAGA
- a CDS encoding BMP family ABC transporter substrate-binding protein; the encoded protein is MLQLRSLAALAMGVCLLVALGCSSEPKKEEAKSEAPATVEAPKEEAKPLTVGLILVGPYNDKGYSQAQYEGGKYVEAHLPGATLIYLDKVNPADRPGLTIPQVADDLIEKGATLIIAGSDDMKDGIVEAAAMHPETTFIHASGDAVWTGKAPANLGNLFARMVYSKMMAGFTAAMTTQTGKIGVVGPLINEETRRLMSAAYLGASYAWTQVRGKDIKDLSFNVKWIGFWFNIPGVTADPTQVAGSLYDAGYDVLISGIDTPEVVTVAKQRAAAGKNVWALPYDFEKACEGQGAICLGVPYFNWGPGFLRIAKQVVDGSYTSSFEWDAPYWADINDHDNSPVGFMPGEGMSPDTKAELDKFIAKLGSGELNLFTGPLNYQDGTPFLKAGEKATDKQIWYMPQLLEGMEGLSSPE
- the greA gene encoding transcription elongation factor GreA gives rise to the protein MDRIPISRQGYEKITKELADLKAQRPAIIQAIKEAREEGDLSENAGYDAARERQGMLEARITYINSRMPLFDVLDLDTLSGDRAIFGSTVEVEDLDTDEVRTFTLLGPDDADHKNGTISVLSPMGQAIVGKEVGDEAIVDAPRGRIEYEILSVKFLGAAGLNIK
- a CDS encoding RluA family pseudouridine synthase gives rise to the protein MTIPPGLKIVFEDDAIVVVDKPSGLLSVPGKGEANQDCVVARVKALYPGCMDQPSVHRLDQDTSGLLVLALTESAHRTLSVQFMDRLVGKRYTALIDGVLTDQAGIIELKFRLDPDNRPYQVYDPVNGKNGVTHWRNLGVENGRTRVEFMPHTGRTHQLRLHSAHEKGLGFPIVGDRLYGTGTAPGQLKLHASTLRFRHPVTRESMDFVSPAPF
- a CDS encoding glutamine synthetase III produces the protein MSGYQTRQNAINAVTNYKPTNGPLNFAETSPEQVFGSNVFTDKVMKSMLPGDVYKSLMKTKKTGEKMDPSIAGPVAAAMKEWALSKGATHYTHVFYPLTGLTAEKHDGFLSPDGEGGAFAEFDGKLLIQGEPDASSFPSGGLRATFEARGYTAWDVTNPAYILENPNGTFLCIPTAFVSWKGHALDKKTPLLRANQALNKAGRRFLKVFGNDDGNMVVSNAGPEQEYFLLDRNFYFARPDLMVCGRTLFGAKPSKGQELDDHYFGAIPRRVLAFMLEAERELYKLGVPVKTRHNEVAPGQFEIAPVFEQSNLATDHNQMIMTILKSVAKKYGMACLLHEKPFANINGSGKHLNYSISTPTQGSLYSPGNTPHKNMQFLAVTAATIRAVEKYSKLLRAAVASAGNDHRLGANEAPPAIISIFLGEELAEIFNQIELGDLKGCTSKGCLELGVDTLPSLPMDSGDRNRTSPFAFTGNRFEFRAVGSNQSIAGAQVALNTIMSESLDFVTDEILKITGGKKAKLNEACQTVIQGIMKKHGHIIFNGDGYADAWQKEAAKRGLPNLKTTPDALPCLTDDDIVAVYEKYGVLSREELESRKEIFFEQYNQHIQTESLLVVKIGKTIILPAAIRYQGELATVAASIKAAGVEPRISLLQEVTDKLRDLQANIVALEKIIAKEDFASVEDEAKYKVSKTLPAMLAVREVADTLEGIVADDMWPLPSYQEMLFIK